From Pseudomonas sp. stari2:
GGAAAACCCTGCAGCCACAGCACCCGGGCGAGGACGGTCAGCGAGGCGACGCTCTGATCGTATTGCACGCCGAAACCGTGCGTGAAGCGGTTGAGGTGGCCGCTGTGGGCCATGCGCTGGATCACTTGTTCGGCGTGGATCCGCGCCTGATGCTGATCGCCGGCGTAATGCAGCGCGAGCACTCGCAAGCGGTGGGTACTCAAGGACAACTGCGCATCGCCCTGCACGCCGAGGCTTTCGAATTGCTCGCTCTGCTCCAGCGCCATCTGGTAATGCCCGCAACTGAGATTGACCGCCATGTGCCCGGATATGGCGCGCAATTGCCCGGCCATGTCGTCGTGCCGTTGCGCCAGCAGACGGGCGCTGACGAAGGCTTCGATGGTTTCCGGTGTGCCGCCCCAGGTGTGATAGCAGGCGCTGCCGAGGGCCAGTTTCAAGGCGATTTCCAGTCGCGGGCAGGGCTCGTCGGATGACGCCAGCAATGCGAGTGCCCGCCGCACGTGAACGCCGTATTCCTTTAGCAGAGACAACTCTTGCCACAACGGCGCCGAGGTCGCCGTCAGTCGAACGCCGAGAGGGCGCGAGCCTTCGTCATTCAGCGTCCAGTCCAGCGCCGCGCGCAGGTCTTCGAGGCTACGGGCGTAGCGCTCGATCCAGACTTCAGTCGCGGTGTTCTCCCAGTCGGCCTGGGCCTGGTGCATCAGCGCCAGGCTGCGTTCGGCATGGCGTTCGCGGGTTTCGCCGAGTTCGGCAGCCTGATCGAGTTTTTCCAGTGCATAGCGGCGGGTGGTGTCGAGCAGGCGATAGAACACCTCTTCATCACCGACCTCTACGGTGAGCAGCGACTTGGCCACCAGTTGCGTGATCGAGGCGAACACTTCGTTCGGCTCGATGTGCTGACCGACAATGACCGCCGCCGCAGATTCCAGCGTGAACGCGCCACGGAACACACCCAATCGGCGCAGGCCGGTCTGTTCGCAGGCGTTGAGCAGATTGAAGCTCCAGTCCAGCGTAGCGCGCAGCGTTTCGTGCCTGCCGAGACGCGTCTGATTGCCTGCCGGCAACCGCCCCTGAAGTTGACTCAGCAAACCGTCCAGCCCAAGACCCGCCACCTGCGCGGCGGCCAGTTCCAGTGCCAGCGGGATGCCATCCAGTCGGCGGCAGATTTCGATGATCGAGGGCAGATCAGCGTTGCCCGGCTCAAAATGTTCGTGGGCCGCCATCGCCCGTTCGACGAACAGTTGCAGCGCAGAAAACCCCATCGCCTGATCACGTTCGAGCACCGCAATCGGCGGTGGACAATCAAGAGATTCCAGACGCTGCACATACTCGCCCTCAGCTCGCAGGCTTTCGCGGCTGGTGGCCAGAATATGCACCTGCGGCGCGCCGCGCAGAATGCTTTCACTGAGCAATGCCACGGCATCGATCAAATGCTCGCAGTTGTCGATCACCAGCAGCATCTGCCGCTCGCGCAGGCTGTTGATCAGGCACGCCATCGGTTCACTGTCGTGCAGCGAAAGATCCAACAGGGCGGCGAGGTGCGAGCAGATCGAATCAGGGTCATCTAGCGGTGCCAGATCCAGCAGACGAATACCGTTGCGATAATGGCCGATCAGTTGCTCGGCGACCCGCAGGGCCACGGTAGTTTTGCCGATGCCACCGGGGCCGACCAGGGTGATGCAGCGCTGGCGCGGCAGTTGGGTCATCAGGCTGTCGACCACCGACTGGCGACCGATCATCCGTGTGCGACGCAGTGGCAGGTTATGCTGGCCGAGGTTGGCGGCGGGGCGTTGTTCAATCGATTGCAGCACGACCGGCGCGACGAAACTGTAGCCGCGCTGCGCCACCGTGACGATGTAGCGCTGGCCGGCCTGACCGTCGCCGAGGGCCTTGCGCAGGGCCGCCATGTGCACCCGCAGATTGATGTCTTCCACCACACTGTCCGGCCATACCCCAGCGATCAGTTGCTGCTTGCTCACCACCTCGCCGGCGTTGGCCAGCAGGATCAGCAGAATGTCCATGGCGCGCCGGCCCAGGCGCAAAGGCTGGTCGCCTTCAAGCACCAGCCGCTGGCCAGGGTGGATCCGATAGGGGCCGAAACCGATGGCCTGATTCGGGGAAAGACTCAACCGCTCACTCCTTCGACGTTTTTTTGATCCTGATCCGTCGGGGTGAAGAATCCGTGACGGGCAGGGCGCAGAGCGACTCGAAGGTCACGCAAGCCGTCTGATCCGCTGTATCCCGGCATATTCCTCAGGATTTGCCGCCAGTGCAACGTGCGCGAGAGGCCATACGTTCGGGCATCGCTCGGCATCCAGCGCAGTCACTACTGTATTTAAAGGGCAGAACCTGTGTCCGCTCACCCGACAGCCGGGAAAAATTAACAACGATTAACTCGTCCGCGCCCGCGTCAAAGCCAAAACTTCGGGGCAATGGAATGCATACGTCCGGAGGACGCTGCGATGAGCAAAGTAGTGGTGGTCTATCACAGTGGCTACGGGCACACCCGCGTCATTGCGCAGGCGGTGGCCCAGGGTGTGGAGCGCCATGTGGGCAGCACCTGCCTGTTGCTGGCGGTGGAAGACGTCGAAGCCCACTGGGATGACCTGCACCGCGCCGACGCCATCATCTTCGGCGCGCCGACTTACATGGGCAGCGCCTCGGCCGCGTTCAAGCAATTCATGGAGGCCACGGCCTCGTTCTATCTCGCTCGGCCATGGCGCGACAAGCTCGCGGCGGGCTTCACCAATTCCGGCAGTCTGTGCGGCGACAAACTCAATACCTTGCTGCAAATGGCAGTGTTCGCCGCCCAGCATTCGATGATCTGGGTCGGACTCGATCTGCTGCCGGCGCGTGCGTGCGAAGGTGTGTTCGACGGCCAGTTGAATCGCCTCGGCAGCTCCCTCGGGGCGATGTCCCAATCCTGCGTCGAACAACCGCCCGAGCAGGTACCTCCTCTGGAAGACCAACACACCGCCGCTCACCTGGGCGAGCGGGTGGCGCGACTGGCTCAGCGGATGGCTCGGGACTGAAACCGCCTCAGCGGTTTTTCATGACCTGACACCGCCACGCAAACGGATTGATCCCTTCGCTGCGGGTGAAGATGTGGCAGAAGTGCGCCTGATCGCAGAAGCCGCATTCCAGGCTGATTTGCGTGAGGCTGTGGTTGGTGTGCTGGATCAACAACTTGGCCCTGGCAATGCGCTGGGTACGAATCCAGTCTTGCGGCGAGTACCCGGTGCTGCACTTGAACGCCCGGGAAAAATGGCTGCGTGAGAGTGAGCAGGCGCTCGCCAGTTCGGTGACCTCAAGGCTGTCGCCCAGGCGTTCGAGGATCAACTGCTTCACCAGCCGCTCGCGCTGCGGGCTGAGGCCGCCCGTACCGGTTCTGCGTGGTTCGATGGCAGGAGCGAGGGCGACGGTTTGTTGTGAATGAGCCATGGCCAGGGTCCGTGTTGGGGGGAATGCACTGTCAGGCTTTCCCTTGGTTCAAAAAACAACGTTGCGCAGAGGGTTTCATTGTTCGGCGAGAGGCGAGGGCTGACGAGTTAAACGTTGTTAATTACGCTGGCGGAACCTGAACACAGCACACCGCTGCAAGTCCTCGCGGCGCAGGGCGGGCAGGATGGCGAGGATAGGCGGGCCATTGGGGGCCGCAGTTTCGGGCTCGACCAAGGGGATACGCATGAAAGGATTATTCAGCGCAGTGACTGGTCTGGCGCTTGCCGGTGTGATGAGCAGTGCCATGGCGCAAGCGCCACAGATCGGTACTCAGGCACCCGGTTATTTCCGTCTGGCACTGGGCGATTACGAAGTCACCGCGTTATTCGACGGCTACAACGATCTGTCGCCGAAACTGTTGCAGGGCATGAGCCAGAGTCAGATCCGTGCACTGCTGGCCCGTCGCTCGATTGAAACGCCGGGTGTGCAGACCGCGTTCAATGCGTTTCTGGTCAATACCGGCAAGCAACTGATTCTGGTCGATACCGGTGCGGGGCAGTGCATCGGCGCCACCGCCGGTCAGCTCTCGGCAAACATGCAGGCCGCCGGATACAAGCCTGAACAGGTCGATACGATTCTGCTGACCCATCTGCACCTGGATCACGTTTGTGGATTGGTCGACGGCCAGCAACAGCCGATCTTCGCCAACGCTACGGTCTACGCCGCCAAGGCTGAAGCCGATTACTGGCTTGATCCGCAGGCAATGGCCAAGGTGCCGGCCGGCGCCCGGGAATTCTTCAAGATCGCTCAGGACTCCACCGCGCCTTACGTGGCGGCCGGACGCTTCAAGACATTCGCAGAGGGGCAGTCGCCTTTGCCGGGTGTGGTCGAAGCTACACTGGAAGCCGGGCACACGCCGGGCAGCACCACCTATCGCTTCACTTCGCAGAACCAGAGCATCGTGTTCATGGGCGACCTGGTGCACAACCTCGCGGTGCAGTTCGATCATCCCGAAGTGTCGATCAGTTTTGACGTCAACAATCAGCAAGCGATCAAAAGCCGTCATGCAGTGTTCAGCGCAGCGGCCGCGAGCAAAACCTGGGTAACGGCCGCGCATTTGCCGTTTCCGGGTATCGGCCACATCACGGCGGTTGACAAGCACTTCCAGTGGGTACCGGTCGAATACGGCCCCTACAAACGCGCGGCCAAAGTGCCGCTGATCGAGTAAAGTGCCCACCTTTCACGTCAGGCTCAAACAAGGAAAACGTGCCCCATGAACCGAAACGATCTGCGCCGCGTCGACATGAACCTGCTGGTGATTTTCGAAGCGCTGATGTTCGAAAAGAACCTGACCCGCGTCGCCGAAAAACTGTTCATGGGCCAGCCGGCGGTGAGCGCGGCGCTGGGCCGCTTGCGCGATCTGTTCGACGATCCGCTGCTGCTGCGCAACGGTCGCGGCATGGAGCCGACAGCGCGGGCGCTGGCGATTCTTCAGGAGCTGCAACCGGCGATGGACGTGATTTCCGGCGCGGTCAGCCGGGCCAAGGAATTCGATCCGGTGACCAGTTGTGATGTGTTCCGCATCGGTCTGTCGGATGACGCCGAGTTCGGACTGTTCCCGCCATTGCTGCGCCAGTTGCAGGAAGAGGCGCCGGGGATCGTGGTCGTGGTGCGCCGCGCCAACTATCTACTGATGCCGACGTTGTTGGCGTCCGGGGAAATCTCCGTGGGCGTGAGTTACACCACCGATCTGCCGGCCAACGCCAAGCGCAAGAAACTGCGCGACATTCCCTGCAAGGTCCTGCGCGGCGATAACCGCCCGGGCCCGCTGACCCTCGACGAATATTGCGAGCGGCCTCATGCGATGGTGTCGTTCTCGGGGGATTTGAGCGGCAACATCGACGTGGACCTGGCCAAGGTCGGTCGCAGCCGTCGTGTGGTGCTCGGCGTGCCGCAATTCAGCGGTTTGCGCGCGCTGCTGGCCGGCACCGAGATGATCGCGACCGTGCCGGATTACGCGGCGTGTGCGTTGGTTGAGGGTTGTGCGTTGCGGGCTGAAGATCCACCGTTTCCGATTGATGCGGCGCAACTGTCGATGGCGTGGAGCGGGGTGCATGACAACGATCCGGCAGAGAAATGGCTGCGTTCACGGATCAGTCAATTCATGTCGGCGTCGCTGGATATTCCGGCGATCTAGTTGCTCCGGTTACAAAGAAAACGGCCAGCGGATCGTTTTTTTATCGGTGCCATATAGCGTTGTTGGGCCGTTTGTCTTAAACCCACACGCACCTGTAATTTCTGACAGTAGCCAACCCCGCTACAGCGCCGTTCAATGCCTCCATCGTCCTGCCATTTGATCGGAGTTCGCGCGATGACTGTCAACAATCCCGCTGGTTCCTCACCGCTGGTACTCAAGGAGCTCGACGTTCCCGGTCGCACCGGTCCCGTGTCGCAAGCGCCGGATGTCTGGGGGCTCAATAAGGCGGCCGTGCAGGACAACTTCCCCAAACAGGGTTTGCTGTGTCGCGCCGGGGCGTGGGGGGTCATGAGCCGGGGCGACAAGTTGGTGATTTCATTGGGTGGTCAGGCAGTACTTAACAAAACCGTTGACGCACACGAAGTCGACACCACGCTGGCGATGTTTGTGCCCGCCGCGCGCTTCAGTGATGGCTCGTCCACCCTGTCCTACGCCGTCACCCGACAGGGCGGAACGGCCGAGCCTTCCGAGGTGATGCAGGTGCGGGTCAAACTCACCCGCCCCGGCGGCCATGACAGCGACGAAGGCCCGGGCCACTCGAAACTGAAAATGACCGTCCCCAAGGAGATTCTCGAGGGCGGCATCGACAAGGACAACATCGCCGCTGGCGTGCCGATCACGATCGGCCCCTCCGACGACGGGCCAAAACCCTATCCCGACGCAGCGGTCGGTGACTGGGTCCAGGTGAGCTGGGGCGGGGTTTTCGTGCTCTACGGACCGCTGACTCAGGCTGAGGCCGACGGCACAGTGCCGCTTGTCGTGCACATTACCGAGGCAACCATTCGCGAGGCGGGTGACTCCGGAGATTCCGGTCTCGCCGTGGCCTTTGAGCTCTACGACATGGTCGACAACCGCTCCGAAGACTGGAGTCATGAGCAGCGTGTGGTGGTCGCGGTCGACGCCGACAGATTAAACGCACCAATCTGCAAGGAAGCGCTGAACAATGTGCTGGACGCCGACAAACTGGGGGATACCGATGGCACGGCGCAGATCATTGCCATGGACAGCAACAAGTTCAAGGTCGGTGACATCCCCATCGTCCGACTCAGGGGCACACCGGATGAAGGGGCACCGATCAACATCGAAATCACCGGTGAGCCGCTGGCCAGTGTGCCGAGCATCCCCGAAATCAAAATTCCCAATACCGCGCTGCGGCAACTGGCCAAGACCCAGATCGCCTTGTCCTTTCGCCTGAAAAAAGCCGATGGTTCCGCCGATCTGTTGTCGAAGACCCAGTTCATCAATGTCATTGGCGAGGTTAAACGATTACTGGCCCCGGTCGCCCTCGACGCGGCACAGGGCGCCCTTGATCCGGAACTGGCACAGGCCCGCATCCAGATTCCATTTGACAAGTCCTTTGCTGCCGGCCAGGCGATCAAGCTGTTCTGGCTCGGCACCCGGCCTGACCTGAGCACCTATTTGCCCGACCTGCCGCTACGCCCGATTACCCAAGGCGATATCACGGCCGGTGCGCCCTTGCTGATCAACGTCCCAGGCCTTCATCTCAAACAGATCGAAGGTGGCAAACTGGAGCCGTATTACCAGTTACTGATCGAGGATGCGGTGCTGGGGACGATGAACCGCGTCAACGCCACCCACGCCATCCGCGAGTCGATCCACGCCGAGAGCCTGAACGTCGGCGAACCGAGGCAAGAGCTGCCAGAGCCGAAAGTGGACGGCGTGGTGGACGGCGTACTGCCGGCGGATACGGCCGGCACCACGCTGACTGTGGAATACCTGAACACGGTCAAGGATGACGAGGTGACCTACTTCTGGAATGGCTCGAAAACCGGGCCGGACAGCGACTCGGTCAAGCTGTCCTCGTTTACCGCCGGCCAACCGATACCGTTCACCATCAAGGCTGAGCTGATCAAGGGTAATGAAGGCGGAACGGTCGAGGCGTCCTATTCAATCAAATGGGCGGATGGGCGGCCTACGAGTTATTCCGATGTGAAGGCGTTCAGTGTGGGGGTGGCGCTGGAGCTGAAAGCCCCGAAAATCAAGGAAGCGCCGAACGACACCAGTCTGGTGCCCAATGCTGCGAAAGATACCCTGACCGCTATCGTGGATTACGTCGGCATGGTGCTCGGCGACAAAATCAGTGCCAGATTCACCGGTGCGTCGGGTACGCCGGCTGGGGGCTCACACACGGCGCCGGAAAAAACCGTCACCGTGCTCGGGCCGCAGGAAATTGCACTGACCAATAGCGTGGTGGCTTTCAACCTGAACAAAGCGGTGACGGTCAGCTACACGGTCGAACGCGGGAATGCGCCACCATTGCCTTCGGATATTCGTTCCCTGGCGGTACAGTCGCTGGTGCTGGATCTTTCCAACGTGCCAAAGATTCTTCAGGCGGCCAATAACGGTGATGGGCTGGAACTGGATCTGGAAGCGATCAAGTCGTCAGCAACATTACGCGCCCTTGGCTGGCCGTTGATTGCCCTGAAACAATGGGTATGGCTGCGATTCAAGGGGACACTCAACGACAACACCCCCTATGACAAAGCTTTCTGGGCCCAACCGGGGCCCGTAACCAATAGCGGTTGGATAACTAATGATTATTACGACTCTGGCGTCTCTGCTACGATTTTGAACGAATTAAAAAATCTGAAGGATGGCTCATCGTTTTCCATCGAATTCAAAGCCGCGTTGGGGGGAAGTCAGATTGAAGTCGAAGCAGTGTCCTTTCCGCTGCGAACCTACACGATCAAGGCTATCGCGGATGTAAAACCGGTGATCACCCGAGCAGAAGACTCCAAAGGCGTCGAAATCCTGCCTGGTGGTTTTACCGTCGACCCCGCCGTAACACTGATCGGCACGTCAGCCCCAGGTCAGAAAGTCCAGATATTCGATGGCCCCACACCCGATGGCCAGCC
This genomic window contains:
- a CDS encoding helix-turn-helix domain-containing protein — protein: MAHSQQTVALAPAIEPRRTGTGGLSPQRERLVKQLILERLGDSLEVTELASACSLSRSHFSRAFKCSTGYSPQDWIRTQRIARAKLLIQHTNHSLTQISLECGFCDQAHFCHIFTRSEGINPFAWRCQVMKNR
- a CDS encoding winged helix-turn-helix domain-containing protein; the encoded protein is MSLSPNQAIGFGPYRIHPGQRLVLEGDQPLRLGRRAMDILLILLANAGEVVSKQQLIAGVWPDSVVEDINLRVHMAALRKALGDGQAGQRYIVTVAQRGYSFVAPVVLQSIEQRPAANLGQHNLPLRRTRMIGRQSVVDSLMTQLPRQRCITLVGPGGIGKTTVALRVAEQLIGHYRNGIRLLDLAPLDDPDSICSHLAALLDLSLHDSEPMACLINSLRERQMLLVIDNCEHLIDAVALLSESILRGAPQVHILATSRESLRAEGEYVQRLESLDCPPPIAVLERDQAMGFSALQLFVERAMAAHEHFEPGNADLPSIIEICRRLDGIPLALELAAAQVAGLGLDGLLSQLQGRLPAGNQTRLGRHETLRATLDWSFNLLNACEQTGLRRLGVFRGAFTLESAAAVIVGQHIEPNEVFASITQLVAKSLLTVEVGDEEVFYRLLDTTRRYALEKLDQAAELGETRERHAERSLALMHQAQADWENTATEVWIERYARSLEDLRAALDWTLNDEGSRPLGVRLTATSAPLWQELSLLKEYGVHVRRALALLASSDEPCPRLEIALKLALGSACYHTWGGTPETIEAFVSARLLAQRHDDMAGQLRAISGHMAVNLSCGHYQMALEQSEQFESLGVQGDAQLSLSTHRLRVLALHYAGDQHQARIHAEQVIQRMAHSGHLNRFTHGFGVQYDQSVASLTVLARVLWLQGFPEQAWRTARQALDIAVQINHGTSICYTLALASCLIAYYNGDVQNARALLQLLLEQAQKHSVLLFYTWARHYAQVIDADKAPAIPPADSGLVREIMVTLDPVFVDDALLERAQSGAAGWSTAEILRARAERLLATESPCHHTVESALQQSLEIARTQGALAWELRSATSLAQLWQRQSRFREALELLTPIYQRFTEGYATPDLRKVRLLLDELGGQSAA
- a CDS encoding Ig-like domain-containing protein, encoding MTVNNPAGSSPLVLKELDVPGRTGPVSQAPDVWGLNKAAVQDNFPKQGLLCRAGAWGVMSRGDKLVISLGGQAVLNKTVDAHEVDTTLAMFVPAARFSDGSSTLSYAVTRQGGTAEPSEVMQVRVKLTRPGGHDSDEGPGHSKLKMTVPKEILEGGIDKDNIAAGVPITIGPSDDGPKPYPDAAVGDWVQVSWGGVFVLYGPLTQAEADGTVPLVVHITEATIREAGDSGDSGLAVAFELYDMVDNRSEDWSHEQRVVVAVDADRLNAPICKEALNNVLDADKLGDTDGTAQIIAMDSNKFKVGDIPIVRLRGTPDEGAPINIEITGEPLASVPSIPEIKIPNTALRQLAKTQIALSFRLKKADGSADLLSKTQFINVIGEVKRLLAPVALDAAQGALDPELAQARIQIPFDKSFAAGQAIKLFWLGTRPDLSTYLPDLPLRPITQGDITAGAPLLINVPGLHLKQIEGGKLEPYYQLLIEDAVLGTMNRVNATHAIRESIHAESLNVGEPRQELPEPKVDGVVDGVLPADTAGTTLTVEYLNTVKDDEVTYFWNGSKTGPDSDSVKLSSFTAGQPIPFTIKAELIKGNEGGTVEASYSIKWADGRPTSYSDVKAFSVGVALELKAPKIKEAPNDTSLVPNAAKDTLTAIVDYVGMVLGDKISARFTGASGTPAGGSHTAPEKTVTVLGPQEIALTNSVVAFNLNKAVTVSYTVERGNAPPLPSDIRSLAVQSLVLDLSNVPKILQAANNGDGLELDLEAIKSSATLRALGWPLIALKQWVWLRFKGTLNDNTPYDKAFWAQPGPVTNSGWITNDYYDSGVSATILNELKNLKDGSSFSIEFKAALGGSQIEVEAVSFPLRTYTIKAIADVKPVITRAEDSKGVEILPGGFTVDPAVTLIGTSAPGQKVQIFDGPTPDGQPTADPVTGIWKHTLSGRTLTLHTFTAKALYASGQTSAPLTLTVTAATPPTITSVKGSPSNVEIPNGGTTVETSVTLTGAAAKGQKVDVLLGIVSAIAYVYARIRRLVRLGGGFYCLAVAEKQ
- a CDS encoding flavodoxin family protein; the protein is MSKVVVVYHSGYGHTRVIAQAVAQGVERHVGSTCLLLAVEDVEAHWDDLHRADAIIFGAPTYMGSASAAFKQFMEATASFYLARPWRDKLAAGFTNSGSLCGDKLNTLLQMAVFAAQHSMIWVGLDLLPARACEGVFDGQLNRLGSSLGAMSQSCVEQPPEQVPPLEDQHTAAHLGERVARLAQRMARD
- a CDS encoding LysR family transcriptional regulator, whose product is MNRNDLRRVDMNLLVIFEALMFEKNLTRVAEKLFMGQPAVSAALGRLRDLFDDPLLLRNGRGMEPTARALAILQELQPAMDVISGAVSRAKEFDPVTSCDVFRIGLSDDAEFGLFPPLLRQLQEEAPGIVVVVRRANYLLMPTLLASGEISVGVSYTTDLPANAKRKKLRDIPCKVLRGDNRPGPLTLDEYCERPHAMVSFSGDLSGNIDVDLAKVGRSRRVVLGVPQFSGLRALLAGTEMIATVPDYAACALVEGCALRAEDPPFPIDAAQLSMAWSGVHDNDPAEKWLRSRISQFMSASLDIPAI
- a CDS encoding MBL fold metallo-hydrolase, whose translation is MKGLFSAVTGLALAGVMSSAMAQAPQIGTQAPGYFRLALGDYEVTALFDGYNDLSPKLLQGMSQSQIRALLARRSIETPGVQTAFNAFLVNTGKQLILVDTGAGQCIGATAGQLSANMQAAGYKPEQVDTILLTHLHLDHVCGLVDGQQQPIFANATVYAAKAEADYWLDPQAMAKVPAGAREFFKIAQDSTAPYVAAGRFKTFAEGQSPLPGVVEATLEAGHTPGSTTYRFTSQNQSIVFMGDLVHNLAVQFDHPEVSISFDVNNQQAIKSRHAVFSAAAASKTWVTAAHLPFPGIGHITAVDKHFQWVPVEYGPYKRAAKVPLIE